Genomic window (Candidatus Methylomirabilis sp.):
GGCTGCACGACCCGGTCGATCGTGGCGCCCACGACAACCCCTTGCAGTTCCTGAATGATCGCGGCTAGACAAAAGGCATCCATGACGCGTAACTATTTCAAAGCATCCGCTTGAGAAACTGGCCGGTGTAGGAGGTCGGATGGGCGGCCACCTCCTCCGGCTGTCCTGCCGCGACGACCCGCCCTCCATCATCCCCACCCTCCGGCCCCAGATCGATAATCCAGTCGGCCGTCTTGATCACCTCCAGGTTGTGCTCGATCACCAGGACGGTATTGCCGACATCGGTCAGACGGTGTAGGACCTCCAGAAGTTGGCTGATATCATGGAAGTGCAGCCCGGTGGTTGGCTCATCCAAGATATATAAGGTCTGGCCGGTCCCTCGTTTGCTGAGTTCCCGCGACAACTTGACCCGTTGCGCCTCACCGCCCGAGAGCGTTGTGGCCGACTGGCCCAGTTTGATATAACCCAGGCCGACATCAAAAAGAGTCTGAAGTTTTTCCTTGATCTTGGGGACGGGTTGGAAGAAGGCCAGCGCCTCTTCTACGGTCATATTCAACACATCGGCAATACTCTTGCCCTTATAGATAATCTCCAGCGTCTCCCGGTTGTAGCGCGCCCCCTTGCAGACCTCACAGGTGACGTGGACGTCGGGAAGGAAGTGCATTTCGATCTGGATCAGCCCATCGCCCTGACAGGCCTCACATCGGCCGCCCTTGACATTGAAGCTGAAGCGGCCGGGCTTGTAGCCTCGAATGCGCGATTCCGGAACCAGCGCGTACAGCTCCCTAATGAAACTGAAGACACCCGTATAGGTAGCAGGGTTGCTGCGTGGGGTGCGGCCGATGGGCGATTGATCGATGTCGATCACCTTGTCGATATGCTCGGCGCCAAGAATCTTATCGTGCGCTCCCGGTCGCTCCCGAGAGCCGTAGAGTCGGTGATCGAGCGCCCGCCGCAGGATCTCGTTGACCAGGGTGCTCTTCCCGGAACCGGACACACCGGTTACGCAGGTCAACACGCCCAGGGGAATCTCCACCTCAATATTCTTGAGATTATGTTCACGCGCCCCAACGATGGTAAGGACGAGGCCGTTCCCTCGCCGTCGAAGGGCAGGAACAGGGATCGCCAGACGCCCCGACAGGTACTGACCGGTCAGCGAACTCTTATGTCGGATGATGTCACGGGGGCTCCCGTACGCGACGACTCGCCCACCGGAAACCCCTGCCCCCGGACCCAGATCGATGACGTAGTCGGCATCGCGGATCGTCTCTTCGTCGTGCTCGACGACCAGGACGGTGTTCCCCAGATCGCGGAGCCGCTTCAAGGTATCCAGGAGGCGGGCATTGTCCCGTTGATGCAGGCCGATGCTGGGTTCATCCAGGATGTACAGGACACCGACCAGCGAACTGCCGATCTGCGTCGCCAGGCGGATTCGCTGCGCCTCCCCGCCCGCCAGGGTGGCCGCCGTTCGGTCCAGGGTCAGGTAATCGAGGCCGACGTTCACGAGGAATGTCAGACGCTCCCGCAGCTCCTTCAGGATGCGGCGGGCGATCTCACGGTCTTTCTCGCCGAGTTGCAGGTCCTGGAAGAACTGTAGCCCCGCCTTGACCGAATACCGCGTCACATCCGCGATCGACTTGCCGTCTACCTTGATGGCCAGTGATTCCCGCCGCAGGCGCGCCCCTTGGCACGTCGGGCATGGGCGAATGCTGGCCAACCGCTTGACGTAGTTCTCAATCTCCTCCCGTACCTTGGAAGAGGATGTCTCCTTATAACGGCGGTCCAGATAGTGGATGTTCGGACCCCCGTGCCACGGCTCCAGGATGCCTGGCAGATCTTCCATCCGTCCGTCCAGCTTCGTACCCAGGCCATCGCACGTGGGACAAGCCCCGTGCGGATTATTGAAAGAGAAGATGCGAGGGCTGATTTCTGGATAGCTGACGCCACAGTCGATGCAGGCGAGCCGCTCGGAGAAGATCAGATCTTTCAACGGCTCGAGGAGGTTGACGGTCACAATCCCCTCGCTGAGTTTGAGCGCGGTCTCGAGCGAATCGGCCAGCCGTTTTCGAATATCCGTCTTCAGGATGAGCCGATCCACCACAACCTCGATCGTGTGCTTCTTGTTTTTATCCAGATCGATCGACTCCTCAAGTTCCCGAAGCTTGCCGTCGACACGAACACGGACGAACCCCTGCCGACGCAGATCGGCAAAGACCTGACGGTACTCCCCCTTTCGCCCTCGTACGACCGGGGCGAGAACCTGGAACTTGCTGCCATCCGGCAGCGCCAGCACCTGGTCTACGATCTGCTGTATCGTCTGGGATGCAATCGGCTTGCCGCAGGTGTAACAGTGCGGCTTACCCACACGGGCAAACAGGAGCCGGAGGTAATCGTAGATCTCGGTTACCGTCGCGACGGTCGAACGGGGGTTTTTGCTGGTGGTCTTCTGCTCGATGGAGATCGCCGGCGACAGTCCCTCAATCAGGTCCACGTCCGGTTTATCCATCTGTTCCAGAAACTGACGGGCGTAGGTAGACAGCGACTCCACGTAGCGGCGCTGCCCCTCGGCATAGATGGTGTCGAAGGCCAGCGACGACTTCCCGGAGCCGGAGACGCCGGTGATCACCACGAGCTTGTCCCGGGGGATCTCCAGATCAATCGACTGAAGGTTGTGCTCTCGCGCGCCACGAATCAGAATCTTGTTGCTTGCCATACCGACCAACCTCTACAGATTAGGCGTTTAGACTGAAGGCTGAAGGCTATACGCAGTTACCAATTTTTTATTATAACCGATTCTTGTAGCCCAGCAAGGTGATAGGGCGGAGGGGGTGCCTGCGCTACTTCGTGGGGGGAAGCGGCAGCACGCCTTGGATGGGCTGGAAGGTATACGATCCCTCGACCGCAGAGCCGACAAAGCGATAGCTGATTCCCTTCTTATAATACCACCACGTCTCCGCAAATTGATCGCTGGTCCCGCGGTCGATCCGTTCCGGAAGGCCCAATTGACGCAGAATCTTTCCTTTGGCCGAATCCGCACCAAACTGCGCGATCTGTCGCTGTACTTCCTTCCATTGCGGATGGTCGAGCAGCACTTGATCCAACCTCAGCTCTCTGCTCTCCTTCAACCGCTTGGTGATATCGATCCCGTCCGGCCTTTGAAACCGGACGCCATCGAATCCCTTTTCGGCATAGAAGAACAGGTAAAGGTTATTCCCGAGTTCGTCGGGAATGAACTCGGCCCTGTACCGGCCGTCGTCGGCAGTCAGGACCCTCAACTCCCGTCGGTCGAGTTCCGTATAGTCAAACTTCGTGGTCAAATCAAGCCGCCGTCCTACCACCAGCACGGGCGTCCCCGGTACAGGCCGACCCTGTTGATCGGTGATCCGGCCGCTGACGACCCGTTGTTCCGCAATCTGGGCCGTTGCGCATCCTACAAGGATCAACGCCATAAGTCTCAGACCTGCCCACTTCATTCGGCGACACATACGGCCCTCTCGAGAGGTGCTCACAGCCAAGAATTTGAAAGATAACGCAAAGAATAGCAAACTGGGGCAGGCCATGCAACACCGGCTGAAGTCGTGTTTGGACCTTCCTTAAGGAATCTCAATCCTGTAACTTTTACACAGCTCCAAGGTAGTTTTGCTGCTCATTTCCCCTCAGGAACGACGCAATGCCAACCGAGAGCCCTGGCATGACTATTGCTCTCACTCAATACGGTTGGTAACCTGTACGATATCGATCCGGATCATGAGAGCTACTATTCAATCGCTATGGAGGGAGACATGATGGTTACAAGCAAGGGGGCAGGTAGAACGAGTCGAAGGGCAGCTTGGATTTCTGCGCTCCTGGTGGGGCTGGCGACCGTAACCTTTGCGGCCACGCCAGTCTGGGCCGGGAAGATTCATGGGAAACTGCGAGGGGTTGTTGATGTCCCGGGCGCGAGTCTAACGCTTCCCCTCCCGCCCGGCTCCCCTAACGTCATCGTCACCCTCTTTCTCGGCGGACCCAGCGGGTCGCCTGTACCGATCACGATCACCCCCAGCACGAAAGTCGATGCTGAGGACTCGAAAGAAAAGGGGGCCGGAGGAAGCATCTCGCTTGTGGATGGCGATTCGATCGGGGTGAAAGCGAAGGCCCAACAAGTGGGGGCCACCATGGAGCTTGTGGCGACTAAGATCGAGTTGAAAAATCCGGAAATCGAGACCTTTGGAGCCGTTGACGTTCCAGGCGCGAGCCTGGCGCTTCCTCTCCCGCCCGGCTCCCCAGCCCAGACCTTTACTCTCTTCATTGGTGGGATAGGCGGGCCGCCAATCTCCATCGTTGTCACGCCAACTACCAGGGTGAGAGCGGATGGACTAACCTTGAACGATAATGATTTTACCGAGGTCAAGGCAGTCATCCAAAATGGTCAGATTGTCGCGCTGAAGATCAGAAAAGAGAACCAGGAGGAAGTTGAGGACGAGTAGAAGCTTTATAGCGCCAGTTACCAACGCCCTTCAGGCCGGCAGCGACCTTGGAGGGCGTTGGTGTTTTCAGGTGGGAAAAAAGGCAACAGCCCAGATTTCCGTTGACAGCGGGTGGCGGCAATTGCCATCATACTGCTGCGCCGAAGTGGTGGAACTGGTAGACACGCCGTCTTGAGGGGGCGGTGGGGTTACACCCGTGGGGGTTCGAGTCCCCCCTTCGGCACCATTGTATACTCACAGTTTCGCGGTTGACCTCCCTTGGCATCTTCGCACACCGACATCGATCGTTCAGATTGCGCAATGGCACCAAAGGCGGCGCAGACCATCAATCTAAGCCGGATATAGCGCGCCAAGGACCGACGCTTGGAACCAGGAACGGTTATCCTGACAGGTTGTGCGGGCTTTATCGGCTGCAAGGTCGCCGAGTTGCTTCTCCGGACCGGTCACCTCGTCGTCGGGATCGATAACCTTAACGACGCCTATGATGTCAGGCTTAAGCAGTGGCGCCTCAAACAGATCCTCCACTACCCCGGCTTTCAGCTCCACCAACTCGACATCAGCGATCGGGCAGCTTTAAGCGAGCCCTTTGAGGCAGCATGTGGACCCTATGGTCGCGGTCCAGTCGCCGTTATCAACTTGGCTGCCCGCGCCGGCGTACGCCAATCCGTTGAAGACCCCTGGGTGTACTACGACACCAACGTCACCGGAACGCTCAACCTCTTAGACCTCTGCCGGAAACGCGGCATCAATAAGTTTGTTCTCGCCTCTACCTCCAGCCTGTACGGTCAGGGTAATCCAATGCCCTACCGGGAAGACGCAAATACCGACGCCCCCCTTTCGCCCTACGCCGCTTCCAAAAAGGCCGCTGAAGCTCTCTGCTATACCTATCATTATTTGTACGGAATCGATGTGACGGTGCTGCGGTATTTCACCGTCTACGGCCCCGCCGGGCGACCCGATATGAGCCTCTTTCGCTTCGTGCAGTGGATCAGCGAAGGGCACTCAGTGCTGGTGTATGGCGACGGCCAACAATCCCGGGACTTCACCTACGTAGACGATATCGCGAGAGGCACGATCGCCGGCCTCAAACCGCTCGGGTATGAGGTCATTAACCTCGGCTCCGATACGCCGATCGTCCTGATCGAGGCAATCCGACTTATCGAAACATTCCTCGGGAAGAAAGCAGAGATTGTACACACACCCCGTCATCCAGCCGACGTGCAGGCCACATGGGCGGAGATCAGTAAGGCCAAGCAATTGCTGGGCTGGCAACCGCAATCAACATTCCAGGATGGCGTTGACGCGCTGGTGCGATGGTATCAAGCCAATCGTGAGTGGGCGATGCATGTGTCAACAGGGTAACGCCGACTGGTTGGCCTTCATGGCGCCGTCGAAGCCTCCCGCTTTGTGAGGAGAAAGGACACACGATGACATCGCTCGTCCCGCATCTGAAGGAACGTATCGGACGGCGAGACTATACGGTCGGCGTCATCGGCCTGGGGTATGTCGGGTTGCCGGCCGTGTTACGTTTCGGGGAGGTGGGCTTTCGCGTCCTGGGCTTTGACATCGATCCTGACAAAGTGAAGCGAATCAATGCCGGCGAGAGCTACATCCGGCATCTCCCGGAAGATCGGGTGGCCTCCCTGGTCGGATCGGGTCGGTTTGAAGCCACCTCCGACTTCACCCGCCTCAAAGAGGCCGATGCGATTGTCATCTGTGTTCCCACACCACTGACGCGCCATCGAAATCCAGACCTCCAGTACGTCATACAGACCGCCGACGCCATTGCTCGCACACTGCGGACCGGCCAACTCATCTGTCTGGAGAGCACCACCTACCCCGGCACCACTGAGGAGATCCTTCAGCCCCGCTTTGAGGCAACGGGTCTTCGGGTAGGGCGGGACTTCTTTCTTGTCTTCTCGCCTGAGCGGGAAGACCCGGGCAACGCACACTTCGGCTTGGCCACCATCCCCAAGGTCCTCGGTGGGGTGTCGGATGCCTGTGGGGAATTAGGCGAAACGCTCTACAGAACGATTGTACCCACCGTAGTGCGAGTCGCCTCTCCCAAGGAAGCCGAAATGACCAAGCTCCTGGAGAATATCTACCGAGCGGTCAACATCGCACTAGTGAATGAGCTCAAGATGCTCTCGGACCGGATGGGGATCGACATCTGGGAGGTCATCGATGCTGCTGCCACCAAGCCTTTTGGCTTTCAGGCCTTTTATCCCGGACCGGGTTTGGGGGGCCACTGCATCCCCATCGACCCCTTCTATCTCACCTGGAAAGCCCGCGAGTACGGCATGGCCACCCACTTCATCGAGGTGGCCGGCGAGATCAACCATGCCATGCCGGCCTGGGTGGTGGGAAAGGTCGTGGAGGCGCTGAACGGTCGGGGTAAGTCGCTGCATGGCGCCAGCCTCCTGGTCCTGGGTGTGGCGTACAAAAAGGATATCGACGATCAGCGGGAAAGCCCGGCCCTCGAGATCCTGACGCTACTGCGGCAACAGGGAGCCCAGGTGAATTACGCCGATCCCCACGTCCCCCGGTGCTACGGTCACCGTCACTATCCCGACCTTGACCTGACCGCTCTCCCCCTGACGGCCGAGACCCTTCAGGCGCAGGATGTGGTCATCCTCGTGACGAACCACTCGGCGTTTGACCTCGATCTGATCCGCCAGCACGCCCATCTGATCGTCGATACGCGCAACGCCTTCAAGGGCATCCCCCCAGACAAAGTCGTCAGGGCGTAAGCAACAGGACGGACACGTTTCTACCCCTCTATAAAACGCAGACGAATATCTATCGATACGTCGGAGTGGGGATCGGTCTACTTTGGTAGAGGTAGGGTAAGCAGGGCCGTATAGCCCTCGCGGAAGGTCGGATAGCGGAAGACGTAGCCGGAGGCGAGAAGCTTGGCGTTGCGACAACGCTTGTTGGCGGGATGACGAGGCGTTCGAGGCGAGGCAGATTCACTCGGCCGAGTCGGCGGCACGCCAAGTGTTGCAGCCAGCCAGTCAAGGAGCACGGCCAGCGTGGTTGGTTCGTGATCGACCCCAAGGTAGATTGGGTCCGGGTTCGACAGCATCATCAGATGGCGCAGAGCCCCGGCAGCGTCATTCCGGTGAATGCGGTTAAAATAGACGGGCGACTCATCATTGCCCCATGTAATCTCGCCTCGACGCACCCGCTCGATCAGCGAGGCGCGGCCAGGACCGTAGAGGCCGCCCAAGCGTAATACGGTGGTCGGGAAAGGGCCCTCCAGCAGGAGACGCTCGCCTTCGAGGAGACGCATCCCTGCGAACTCAGTCGGTTTAGTGGAAGACGTCTCGTCTACCCAGGCCCCCGAAGACTCCCCATAGACCCCCGTACTCGATGTGAGGAAGACACGCCGGGGATGTGCCTGCTGCAAGGTAAGCGCGTGGAGCAGGTTTCGCACTCCCTCCACATAGACTGCCCGGTAGGCCGCATCGTCATGAGTATCGGGCGCAGCCGTATAGAACATCCAATCAACTATTGACGGTAGTGTCTGAAGTGTCTCGGGCGAGGTCAGGTCGGCCGCAACTGGTCGAATGTCAGGCGGAAGCGTGTCGGGATGGCGACGCAGTCCCCAGACGGTATGTCCCTCAGCCGCGAGCAGAGAGCCCAGCGCCGTTCCGATATAACCACAGCCAGCTATAAGAACGTTCGCCATGTTCCGATTTAAGAAAGCGGTCAGTTATCAGCCCTTAGCCGTCAGCTTCTGATGATCGCGTTAAACCTGGATTCCGGGTCAAGCCCGGAATGACAATTAACGAAGGGGATGTGACGTACTGCGTTAATGCCCAAGCGAGTGTCGAAGCGCGCCTTCGAGATCAGGGTAGCGGAAGCGATACCCTGTGGCCAGCAGCCGGGTAGGCTGGACGCGCTGACTGGCCAGCAGCACTTCATCAGCCATCTCCCCAAAAGCGAGATGCGCTGCGGTGGCAGGCATTGAAAACAGGGTGAATCGGCCGATAATCCGCCCCAATGTCCGCGTGAATTCCTGATTGGTCACCGGATTCGGCGTCACCGCATTGACCGGACCCTGGAGCGCCTCAGTTGTAAGGGCGTGCGCAATCACACCCAAGAGGTCATCCAAGGCGATCCAGCTTATGTATTGGTGTCCCGTCCCCAGTACCCCTCCGAGGCCCATTTTGAAGGGTGGGAGCAGCTTCGCTAACGCCCCACCGGCTCCGCTGGCCACCATCCCGAAGCGGAGATGAACAACGCGGATCCCTTTTTGGACGGCAGGCTTGGCCGCTGCCTCCCATTCAGCGCAGACTCCGGCGAGAAAGCCGGTTCCCATGGTACTTTCCTCTGTAAGCACCTCATCACCACGATCGCCGTAATAGCCGGTGGCCGACGCGCACACCAGCACCCTTGGCGGCTGCTTCAGCCCGGCGAGCGAGTCGCAGAGCAACCTGGTGCCGCCCACCCGGCTGTCGCGGATCTTCGCTTTCTTCTCAGTCGTCCACCTTCCGGTCGCAATGTTTTCTCCCGCAAGATGGACCACCGCATCCAGCCCCTCAAGGCGGGCGGTATCCATCACTCCCGCCTCAGGGTCCCAACGAACCTCTGCAATCTCGTGCTCAGGAGTGGCACGAACCAGGCGCGTGATACGATGTCCGCCGGCCGCAAGAAACGGAACCAGCGTCGAACCTATGAATCCGGTCGATCCTGTGACGAGGACGTGCAACTGTGTCATGGAGAACACGCTGTCAGCCAAGTTGTCGGGTTACGCTGCGCCAACCCGACCTACGGCTGAACGCTGATCGCTGTTGTTCATGCCCCTGGGGCCGGGCCTCTCAGACTGAGTAAGATGCCCATAAAAAGCCACTGCATGACCCATCCAATCACGCACGCTCCCACCGCTCTGAAGGTTGTCGTGTAGCGAAGGGTCTCCCTCACCGCAATAATCATGGCTCCAAACATCCAGGCCAACACGAGTCCAAAGACGACGCCGCTCAAACCAGGAATGATGCCCAGCAGACTTACGACTCCCGGAGCGCTGGCAAAACTGATTATCCGCACCGTTGCGCCAAAGTCGATTTTGGTCTGCGGCTCCTGCAGTAATCGCGTGCCGACCAGGTAGGTGAAAAACGCCCAGGCATACCACCGCACCATCGCCTGCATCGTCTCGAAAAAGAAGCCGCCAATCCCGTCATGAATGATGACACCGACTCCGGCGGCCACAGCCGACAGAATCACCACCATCGCGGCTTGCATCGGAGCGCGCCGATCAGCCTTAACTTCCTCATAAAGGCTTCCATCCAGTTTGGCGGCCCGGATCATCCGCTCGCCCAGCCCCTTCATCACCTCTCCTCCTCCATGCCGCTACACTTCCTCAGAAAGAGTCTATTGCATCTATCGCGTCGCGAATGGATCGTTCCTTAATTGCTACTTGAGGTCTTCGCGCGAAAAATGCTCTCACATTGCAAACCTATGGTATCTGGATCAGGGTGTCAACTGTTTTCCGGAGAGAGAGAGTACGTATTCGCAGGTGGGCTACAGTGAGGAACAAAAGGGTGCAGCTTCAGGACCTACGGCCTCTCAGGGGAGATCGGACAGTTCAACAGGGAGACCTTCCCGCTGCTGCCATCTATCCTGACCTGGCTCTTATCCGGGAGCAGCAACGAGGCGTTTTCTAATATCACGGCAGGAACTCCACTCTCACGGGCCAGGCACGCGCCGTGGGCGAGGATGCCGCCGGTCTCCATCACCAGTCCGGCCACCCCTCTGATGTGGAGGAACATGCCGAGACTCACCGCCGGAACGACAATGACGTCATGAGCTTGGAGGCCGTTCCCGTTGCTCAGTGAGTCGAGCCTATCGGGGTCGATAATTCGGACCCTCCCCACCGCTTCGCCGGAAGAAACAGGAACAGCCTGAAATTCCTGTGAGGTATCAAGCCTTGGTGGCCTGCCGATCTCTTCAAGCGAGTTCTCGAAGATGACCCTCGGCATCCACTTGCGCCTTGCGAATAGCAGGGCGATCTCCCGTTCCTTGCGTCTGACCTGTATCGTGTCTCGCGCACGCTTGAGATCGCTGAGCAATTCCGGGAGCTCCGTCGGAAACAGATAGAAGACCTCGTCAGGCTCCAGTTCGAGTTTCCGGCCCAAGACCATCAGCGCCCGCCGAATGAGCGCATACTCTGCGACCAGGTAATACTTGATCGTCTCGCGAAACGGCAGGTATCGTTGGGCGTACTCGAGGTTCTTGAACAGCGTCCGGATGTCGAGCCGACTCGCGCCGGACTGCGCCATTCGATTTCGAACCTCCGCCTCGGCCCGCTCTCTGCGCTCTACTTGTTGAAACGATTCCACGGTAGGGTGATAATCGGTAGCCACGGCCTTCCTGAGCAATCGCTCGAGGCTCTGGGAATCGTCAGCCATACGAGGCATCGCAATCTCCAGTTCATTCGCGGCTAGATGGCCATACGTCGCGAGGAACTCCTCGCGCGACATCTCCTTTTGCGCAAGCCTTAACAGGTCGATCTCTTCCCGACCGATCTTGCTTCGCTCGAGTCCATGCAGCAGCTTCTCGATCAACCCATCGGCTTCCAGACCAAACCAACCCTGTAGTTGCCGCTTCACCCTGTCGGTGAAGAAGAAACCAAGTCTCGCCGCGACGACGTAATGTACGGCAGTCGACCACCTCAGGTGATCCAGGTAGCCTTGGAGCTTCGCAATGATCTCCCCACATGAAAGCCCTGTCAGCGCAACCGGTTCCTCCCTGGTCAGGTAGCTTTGGAGTTCCGGTTCTATTGTGTCCGAGAATTGCGTGTGATATGCCTCCCCCCACCTTATCATCCCGCTTAGAAATTCGAGAAAGCGGTCGTGGTACTTTCTGCCCTTATCTGGACCGAATCTCCCTACGGCCTCATCAAGGGTCAACTCCTGCTGATAGAGCCCGATCTCAGGATAATTGGCCAGGTGCGGTTCGGCCTTCACCTGGTTTAGATATGCCGTGATATCGAGGGGAAAGTCGACCTGGAACGTCTTCGCATCCAACTCAAGGTTGAAGTAGGGATGGCCACAGATGAGCTCGAACAGCCCTTCGGAGGTCTCGTCAGCGAGTGTATATCCAAGCCGGCGGCGGCCAAGCTGAATGCCGCCCTCATCACTGAAGATCGTCGTGAAGATTCCGAAGCTCATGGGCGTTGGCGTGGGCAGAATTTCGGCGATGTTGCCGTCGCTATAGATCGCCTCGCCGCAGGTGAGCTTCCCTTTTCGTCTCAACCCGGCGATCCGACGGCGTAGCCGGTCGATCTCCATCTGCCGATACCGTGCCGCCTTGCGTTCAAGCGAATCGCTCGTGGCCGAGATGGGTCGGCTCTGCAAGATGTGGGTCTGCCGTCCGGCGATGGCAAACTCGATATCCTGGGGATGACCGAAGAGCGTCTCCAGGGCAATACCGACATCAACAAGGCCGCAGAGCTGGGTCGGCGTGAGCGTCGCATCCTTTGCGACGATTCGCGTCTCCAGCACCTGGCCCTTTCGATCTACGCGGAACGTATCCCCCGGCACCAGGCCAGACACCAGCGGCTCGCCAAGACCGAATACGGCGTTGACGACGCACTCGTCTCGGCTGAAGGTGACCGGGTTCAGGGTGTAGATGACGCCCGAGACCTCAGCCTCCACCATCTCCTGCACGAGGACGGCCATGCCCCGCCCGCAGCCGTTCTCTTCCAGGCTCACCTGCTGCCTATACAAGGCAGTGCGTGGCGCCCGCAAGGAGCGGAGGCACTCCACAACAGCCTGGATCAGTTCCACTTCGGAGGCGACATTGACGCGCGTCGTGTAGATACCGGCAAAGCTGGCATGGCGGAGGTCTTCCAAGGTCGCCGAGCTTCGCACCGCTACCCGCTGAAACCCTCTTGCCCGATAGGCTGCAACAATCGCCGCCTGCAACTGCTCATCGAGTTCGATCTGTTCACCGGAAGATCGTATCGCCTCTTCACAGGCGGCGGTGGGGATGACGAACCCTCTTGGCACCGTGAAGCCAGCCCGCATCATCACACCCAGGTGCAGGGCCTTCCGCCCGACACGGGGCAGATCACCCTCCCGAACATCCTGAAGATCGATGATGCGGAATCGCCCCGTCATGTTTCTCAGGCGTCTGACTGCCCGGCCCGCCAGATACGGAAGCGGTCGCGCTGGACTCGCTCGACTTTCCATCTGTACTTCAACTGCTCCCATTCCGGCACAAAGTGTTCTATCTCAACAGAGGCTGGGGAAGCTTGGACCTCGTCGAGCACCTTCCGGTAAAACCTGGTAATATCCCGCATCACCCCATCCGGGTGCTCCCGTCCCGGGATCTTCAGGTAATCGACCCCCGCCTCGACGTAGTCCGGCAGTTCGTGGAGAATGAGTGACGGGCTGCTTTTGAGGCCCAGCCGCTTCGTTGGAGACCCATTCGTGCGGTCGAGATCCCATCCGGCCTGGCAGACCCGATAGCAGCTCCCCCCGCGATTGGAGCTGCCAAAGCAATGGTCTTTCCCTTCGGAGTCTACCCATCGCTCGAAGCGGAGGTAACTGCTCATCGTGCACCGGCCTGGGCAGATGATCCCCTCCTGAAGCGACGTAAAGAGGAAGACCTCGATGCCGACCGGCACCTCTGCCTTGATCGCGCGGATCTGGTCGACCTCTACGCCCCATCGATAGGAGAGGATGACGAAGTCGGCGCCGATCTCCTGGTAGAACCGCAGGTCCTCCCGGTTGCAGACGGCACACGTCACGCTGGCGTGGATATTCACTCCCGGAAAACGCTGGTGAAGTTGTCTGATGCACCCGATATCGTTGAGGATGAAGCTCGACAGACCCCAGTCGATGTATTTCTCGATCTTCTGGAACAGGAGGGAGATTTCCTGCGGACCAGGCACGCTGTTCAGCGCGACCTTCACCTCCTGCCCCCTGCTCCGCGCAAACTCGTTGATCTCGCGGATCTCCTCATCGTGGAGTTCATCCTCGGGAGGTCTCCGGCTCCAGCCCGCGGGACCCACATAGACGGCA
Coding sequences:
- a CDS encoding SDR family oxidoreductase, whose protein sequence is MANVLIAGCGYIGTALGSLLAAEGHTVWGLRRHPDTLPPDIRPVAADLTSPETLQTLPSIVDWMFYTAAPDTHDDAAYRAVYVEGVRNLLHALTLQQAHPRRVFLTSSTGVYGESSGAWVDETSSTKPTEFAGMRLLEGERLLLEGPFPTTVLRLGGLYGPGRASLIERVRRGEITWGNDESPVYFNRIHRNDAAGALRHLMMLSNPDPIYLGVDHEPTTLAVLLDWLAATLGVPPTRPSESASPRTPRHPANKRCRNAKLLASGYVFRYPTFREGYTALLTLPLPK
- a CDS encoding carboxypeptidase-like regulatory domain-containing protein; the protein is MKWAGLRLMALILVGCATAQIAEQRVVSGRITDQQGRPVPGTPVLVVGRRLDLTTKFDYTELDRRELRVLTADDGRYRAEFIPDELGNNLYLFFYAEKGFDGVRFQRPDGIDITKRLKESRELRLDQVLLDHPQWKEVQRQIAQFGADSAKGKILRQLGLPERIDRGTSDQFAETWWYYKKGISYRFVGSAVEGSYTFQPIQGVLPLPPTK
- the uvrA gene encoding excinuclease ABC subunit UvrA produces the protein MASNKILIRGAREHNLQSIDLEIPRDKLVVITGVSGSGKSSLAFDTIYAEGQRRYVESLSTYARQFLEQMDKPDVDLIEGLSPAISIEQKTTSKNPRSTVATVTEIYDYLRLLFARVGKPHCYTCGKPIASQTIQQIVDQVLALPDGSKFQVLAPVVRGRKGEYRQVFADLRRQGFVRVRVDGKLRELEESIDLDKNKKHTIEVVVDRLILKTDIRKRLADSLETALKLSEGIVTVNLLEPLKDLIFSERLACIDCGVSYPEISPRIFSFNNPHGACPTCDGLGTKLDGRMEDLPGILEPWHGGPNIHYLDRRYKETSSSKVREEIENYVKRLASIRPCPTCQGARLRRESLAIKVDGKSIADVTRYSVKAGLQFFQDLQLGEKDREIARRILKELRERLTFLVNVGLDYLTLDRTAATLAGGEAQRIRLATQIGSSLVGVLYILDEPSIGLHQRDNARLLDTLKRLRDLGNTVLVVEHDEETIRDADYVIDLGPGAGVSGGRVVAYGSPRDIIRHKSSLTGQYLSGRLAIPVPALRRRGNGLVLTIVGAREHNLKNIEVEIPLGVLTCVTGVSGSGKSTLVNEILRRALDHRLYGSRERPGAHDKILGAEHIDKVIDIDQSPIGRTPRSNPATYTGVFSFIRELYALVPESRIRGYKPGRFSFNVKGGRCEACQGDGLIQIEMHFLPDVHVTCEVCKGARYNRETLEIIYKGKSIADVLNMTVEEALAFFQPVPKIKEKLQTLFDVGLGYIKLGQSATTLSGGEAQRVKLSRELSKRGTGQTLYILDEPTTGLHFHDISQLLEVLHRLTDVGNTVLVIEHNLEVIKTADWIIDLGPEGGDDGGRVVAAGQPEEVAAHPTSYTGQFLKRML
- a CDS encoding NAD-dependent epimerase/dehydratase family protein, whose protein sequence is MEPGTVILTGCAGFIGCKVAELLLRTGHLVVGIDNLNDAYDVRLKQWRLKQILHYPGFQLHQLDISDRAALSEPFEAACGPYGRGPVAVINLAARAGVRQSVEDPWVYYDTNVTGTLNLLDLCRKRGINKFVLASTSSLYGQGNPMPYREDANTDAPLSPYAASKKAAEALCYTYHYLYGIDVTVLRYFTVYGPAGRPDMSLFRFVQWISEGHSVLVYGDGQQSRDFTYVDDIARGTIAGLKPLGYEVINLGSDTPIVLIEAIRLIETFLGKKAEIVHTPRHPADVQATWAEISKAKQLLGWQPQSTFQDGVDALVRWYQANREWAMHVSTG
- a CDS encoding nucleotide sugar dehydrogenase, which gives rise to MTSLVPHLKERIGRRDYTVGVIGLGYVGLPAVLRFGEVGFRVLGFDIDPDKVKRINAGESYIRHLPEDRVASLVGSGRFEATSDFTRLKEADAIVICVPTPLTRHRNPDLQYVIQTADAIARTLRTGQLICLESTTYPGTTEEILQPRFEATGLRVGRDFFLVFSPEREDPGNAHFGLATIPKVLGGVSDACGELGETLYRTIVPTVVRVASPKEAEMTKLLENIYRAVNIALVNELKMLSDRMGIDIWEVIDAAATKPFGFQAFYPGPGLGGHCIPIDPFYLTWKAREYGMATHFIEVAGEINHAMPAWVVGKVVEALNGRGKSLHGASLLVLGVAYKKDIDDQRESPALEILTLLRQQGAQVNYADPHVPRCYGHRHYPDLDLTALPLTAETLQAQDVVILVTNHSAFDLDLIRQHAHLIVDTRNAFKGIPPDKVVRA